The nucleotide window GCATCGAGGCCCCAGAGCAGGCCGACGCAGAGGAAGAAAAGGAGCAGAGCCCGGGCCGCGCGTGTCATTGCAGGTATCAACAACTAGCCAGGACCATACGGCCACTGGACGAGCCGGCAAGATACGGGGTGGTGGGCGGTATTAGTGCGCTAGCGGGGCGGCTCGGGCACGGTTACGTCTAGCTCAAAGTCGCGGGAGGGTGGAGCTTCGTTGTCGGTAGTATTACGGTAGATAAACCGCACGGTGGTTTTGCCCGGGTTCAGGGCCTGAAACTGGAAAGCCACCTCCTGGGCACTGCCGGGCTTGGGCTTTTTCTTGCTCTTCTTGGGCTCTTCCTTTTGCTGGCCAACCAGCTGCACGATGTTGTTATCGGTAGGAATTACCTCCCAGGCGTATTCCGAGCCCACGGTTGTGCCGAGCTTGATGAGCAACTGGTCCCCTTTGTTAACCGTGACCCGGCCGTGGTTACCATATTCAGTGACGTTCACGTTTTTGGCCACTCCGGGCTTGTTTATCGTGACGTAGGTGTGGAAGTAGTTGCCCAGCGGGGAGTAGCCCGAGCCCGGCGTGGCCGAAATAAAGGTCAGGTCGAAGCCCCCGGGGCCGATGGCCTGCATGTGAATCTCGTGGGTGGCCGGAGCGCCAGGCACCCCACTGCTCAGGCCCGGTAGGGTGTGGCTATTCACCACAATAAGCTGCCCGGGGTAGGCCTGCACGAGTCGCCACCCGTAGCGGGGCTGGGCCGTGGGCAGGCGGATAACGAGCTGGTCGCCCACGTTGAGCTGGGTTTCCCGGCCGTTGTCGGCCGCGGTGAGCGTGGTAATGCCTGGGCTTGCAGGGAAGTATAGGCCAGCACGCCGATGAGCAGAAGTACCAAGCGAAGCAGAACAGCGTGGAGGCGGGCCCCGGTATAACGGCGGATGCGCATGAGAATAGCGGAAGGAGAGTAGCTGAACGTTACGGTAGTGGCTATAAACACCACCGCCGGCTGCAACTGCAACCGGCGGTGGTGTTGGTAGTGGGAATATGTACGGCTCCGCAGGCAAAAGGCTGCGGTTGAGCTACTCAGAAGCCCGGCGGCGCTACATGGCCGGCTGCTGGCGGGAGCGGCGCACGCGCAGCGTGTCGAAGCGTTGCATCAGCTCGTCGGTGCTGATAAACATGGCGGGGTTGGCATCGGCGTCGCGCAGGGAGTCGAGCAGAGCTTTGGCTTGGTCATACTGCTGTTGGTTGGTAAGGGCGTCGGCCCGGGCCAGGAGCTGCTGCCCGCGGGCGGCGGCTTCGGGGCTTTCTGCTTCCTGCAATAGGTGGCCGCGGCCGTCGGTGCGGAAGTAGAAGAAGTAGCCCATCCACAAAATCATGCCCACCAGCATGACCAGCGAAGAAATTAAAACGACGCGTAGGTTAACCATAGAAAGGAAGTTGTTAGAGAAGTTTTAGTAGCGCGAACTACACAGTTCGCGCTACGGATGACGTGTTACTTTACCCGCACCACGCCGGCTCCGTTGTAGCTGTGGTACTCGGCGTTGTACATGGCGTCGGCGCTGACCGGGCCCAGGCGGAAGGTGCCCTTGGACACGGCCCGGGCTACGTAATAGAACGCCTTGGGCGCCGTGCTGACGGTGGTGAACAGGTTGATCCGGTCGTCGCGCATATCCAGGTAGTCGGGCGTGGCCGCATCCGTGGCCCAGGCTATGTCGCGCACGGCCCCGATGCGCGGGTTCTCAATTTCCAGGCCGGCGGGCAGCAGGTCGGTAATGGCCACGTTGGGTACTTCGCCCGCCGCGTCGGCCGACTGAATCGTGATGCGCACCACCACCAAGTCATTCTGCCGGAAATTAGGCGTACCGACGGGTTTGCCGTTGCGGTCCAGGAACTCGCGGCGCACTTTGAGGAAGGAATCCTCCTGCCGCACGGTGTTCAGCGGCGACACGCCCTCGGTTTCCCAGAAGTAGTAGAGGCTGCCGGTGCCGGTGGTACGCAGCGCCACCTGGCGGTTGGCCACGTTGTTTACCGTCAAGTCGGTGCCCGTGAACTTGCCGATTTCCTTGGCATCGGCCAGCAGTGAAGCTGTAGCGGTGCTCTTGGCGTTCTGCCGGGCTACTTTGCCCAGGGCCAGCAGCGAAAACGCCCGTTCTTGGGTGTTCAGCCACGACGCCTGCTTAACCTGCCGGCTGAGCTGGCGGGTGAGCTTGGGCACCAGAGCATTGCCGGGGTCCACTTCGAGCAGGGAGTTGAGCACCAGGGCCTCGTCGCGAATGGGGGAGTAGAACGAGCCGTCGAAGGCGCGGTGGGCGGCAGTTTCGGTGAAGGTGGTGGGCAGCAGGTCGCGGTAGGCTTTCTGGTTGCCGCCCACGGCCTGGGCCGCCGCCAGCAGGAAGCGCGAGTCCTGGGCCAGCAGCTGCCGGTTCGACTTGTAGTAGTTGAAGGCCACGGCATCCTGACGGCCGGCCAACGCCAGCACGTAGATGCTGTAGGGAATTTCCTTTTTGGCAATGACCTTGCGGCGGGCAATGGTGCTCACGTCGAAGTAGTCGTACTCCTCGGTTTCGCGCTTGCGGGTGCGTGCCTGCAGGTATTGCAGCACCTTGTCGAGGTGGCCCTTGTTCACCTCGAAGCCGGCGCGCTGGGCTTCGAGCAGGAAGTGGGCGGCGTAGGTGGTGGCCCACCAGTTGTCGTAGTCGCCGCCGGGCCAGTAGCTCAGGCTGCCGTTGTAGAGCTGCTGGGACTCGATTTTGCGGATGGCTTCCTGCACGTTGTAGTTCGGGTTGAAGCGCGTACCCTTGGCCTGTTTGCCGGTTTTCTGGCTGAGCGTGGCCGTCAAGTCAGCGTAGTAGAGCTGGGGGAAGGCCGCCGACACGGTTTGCTCCAGGCAGCCGTAGGGGTACTGCAGCAGGTAGCGCAAATCCTTGGCAAACTCCGTCATCGGCGAGCGGCTCACCACCAGTTGGCTGCGCAGGGTGGAGGGAATAAAAGCCGTTTTCAGGTTCAACGCCTGGTTGCTACCACCTTTTACTACCCCCGAGCCGGATACCTTTTCCAGCGGGGAAGCCGGCCGCACGGGGATTTCAACAACCTCGGTGAACTGCTCCTTGCTGCCGTCAGCACTGACCGTAATTTTAACTGAGGCATTACCAATAATACTGGTAGCGGGAACCGTCTGAGGACTGCGGCCGGCAAAAAGCCTGAAGCGAATCTGCGTTTCCTTGTTGGCTGGCAACGACGCAAAACGCGCTTCATTCGTCATGGCGTCACCGGTTTGGATTGATTGAACCGGACCAGTTGTGGTAATACTAACGGAAGCTTTTGCTGCCTTCCCCGTCGTATTCGTCAGCGTTACCGGTACGTCAATCGTGTCGCCGGGGCTGAGGAAGCGTGGGAGGCTGGTGCTGATAACCACCGGGTCGGCGATGCGCATGGTTTGCTCGGCCGAGCCGAAAGCGTCGCCCTTGTAGGCCACGGCCATGACGCGCACGGCCCCACTGAACTGCGGGATGCGCACTTTGTAGCGCACTTTGCCGTTAGCATCGGCCCGCAGCACCCCGCTCCACTTGGCCAGCAGCTTCACCCGGCGCGAGGGCACGGGCGTGGTGCGGCGGGAGAGGTCGGCCCCGTCGCCGCCGGAGGAGCTGGTGCCCAGCTCGGGCAGTAGGAAGGGGTATACGTCGTAGGCATTCACCTCCAGGGCGCGCTTTTGGTAGAAGTAGCCGTAGGGGTCGGGTGTGCGGTAGTCCTTCATTTGCAGAATGCCCTCATCGACCACGGCAAAGGTGACGGCCGCGCCGGGCGCGGTGCTGGCCTCAATGGTCTGCCAGGTCTGGGAGCGGCTCTGGGCGGCCACGGTCAAAGCCACGGGCAGCTTGGCGCCGGGCTTTTCCACCGTCAGCGGCACGAAGCCCCGGGCCACGGTGAGCGGCAGGCGGTTGTCGGTGATTTCGCGGATGGCGGTGGCCGTCACGTAGATGTTGGGCACGTGGTTGCCCCGAATCGGAATGCTCACCCGCGCCGACTTCTCATCGGTGTTCACGTAGAAATGGTCGAGCACTTTGTCGCGCTCCACAGTGATGAGCACCCGGCCGGCGAAGGGCGTTTTGAGCAGGAGCTTGGCCGTTTCGCCGGGCTGGTATTTCTCCTTGTCGGCTTCAATCGTGACCTCACCTTCATTATTAACTTCAAAGGAATTGCTCTGGGTGTCGCCGTAGCCGTAGGCGTAGAAGCTGCTGGCCACGTAGGTAGCCGCGCCCGGCCGGGCAATGCGCACCTCGTACTCGCCCGAGGAAGCCGGGGTGAAGTCGAGCGTGGTTTCGGAGCTGATGCTGCGGTTCTGGGTCAGGATGGCCTGCTCGCGCTTCTGGGAGGTGTAGCGGTACCGGCCACCTTGCCGCTCAATGACGGTTTCCCACAGCAGGCGCACCACTTTGATCTGGGCGTCGGCGCGGGTGGGCTGCCCTTTGGGCGTGAGGGCCACGAAGCGCATCGTCAGCGGCTGCTGGGTACTGACCAGCTCGGGCACGTCCTGCACCCCGAACATCACGCTCTGGGTTTGCACTTCGAAGGTAGCCAGGCGGTTTACGGGCCGGCCGCTTTCGTCAAACACCGTGGTAAAGGCCGCGCCTTCCAGAGTACCCAGGTCTTCGTAGCCGGGAATTTCGTAGGACGCCGTGCCTTTGCCGCTGGCGTCGGTGGTTCCTTCCCGGGTGGTTTTCTCGAACCGGTCGGAAATTGAGGAGCTTTCCTCGCTGTAGCTGCGGGGCTGGTTCTGGCCCGAGTTGATGCTGAACGTGTAGCCAGGGTAGTTCTTGGGCGTAAAGGGCTTTTCCTTGAGCGAGAACTCCACCTCAAACTTGCGGTCAGAAGCGGGCGGGCCAAACAGGTTCAGGGCCGTGATATTGGCATTTACCGTCTGGCCGGGGCCCACCACAGTCGGCGCGGCTTTCACCGTCACCTTGAGGCGGTCAGGAATAAACTCTTCCACCGAAATCTGGCGCGAGGAAAGCAGCACGTCGTTGCCGGTCAGCACTTCCAGGGTGTAGAGGCCGGTCATGATGCCGGCGGGCAGAATAAAGCGCGACTCGAAGGAGCCGTCGGCGGATAGTTTCTTGCGCAGGCTGGCGTATTCCTTGCCCGTAGGCAGCAGCAGGCGGATTTTCACCGGCAGGTTGGCCGGCGGGGCCTGCCAGCCTTCGGTGCGAATCACGGTGTTGGTTTGAATCGTGTCGCCGGGGCGGTATAGGTCCCGGTCGCCGTAGAGGAAGGCCTGGTAGCGGGCCGCATTGCTTTGCAGGCCGCCCACGTCGAAGCGCGAGGTCTCGACCCGGCTCGTGGGCAGGTTGAGGAAGGTGAAGTCCGACTCGCGCTGAGCCGTAACCATCGTCAGGCGGAAGCGGCTGGTAGCGGCAGTGCTGTCGAACACGGCCACGCCGGCGCTGTTAGTAGTAGCGCTGCTGATGACCTGATTGTTGGAGCTCACGAAGCGCACATTCACGCCGCTGAGCGCCGTAGCATTGCGGATGGAGTTGGCGAATACTAGCGTGCGGCCGGCTTTACCCTGCTTTATAATCAGGCCAATATCCGACACCGATACCAGCTTGCTCACCTGAAGCCACTGCCGCTCCGTGTCCTGAATCTTAACCACGTAGAGGCCCTTCATGGGGCCGGTAAACTCCAGGTCCTTGAAACTCAGATTCAGTAGGCGCAGGCCGTTTTCCTTGGGCAGGCCGGCCACGGTGTAGGTGCGCTCGGTCAGCACGTTGCCCAGCTGCTCCACGTCGTAGTAGTTGTACGATTTGTCTTCGTACTCGCCCCCGTCGCCTTCTTCCCCGCCGCCTTCCTCGTCGTAGTCGTAGCCGTACTGCTTGCCGCCGCGCAAGAGCTGCTGAATATTGTTGGCGTACACCTTGGCAATGGTGACCTGCACCTTCTCGATTTCGGCAATGCGCACGCCCAGGTTGCGGGTGCCCAGCGCGTCGAGGTACATGGCCTTGTCGCCGTTGGCAAAGCTCAGGCTGGGCCGCTCATCCACGAAGGCGGCCGTTTGAGTGAAAGGCTCAGCCAGCTGCCCGCCCAGTGAACCCCGCAGGCCGCTGCGCAAGCTGATCTGGTAGGTTTTGTCTACATCAAAGCCGCCTTTCAGGGTAAAGCCGCTTTCTAGGGCTTCCACGGAGTAGTCCACGGCCGGTTCCACAGTGAGCAGGGCGGGGATTTCCGTGGCCGACACGGGCTGGTTGGTCAGTACCGTAATCACCGGGTCGCCCTCCACGATGGAGGCTACTACTTCGCGCACGAGCAGGGTTTGCTGGTCGGGCACGGCTACCTGTGCCGTCAGGGGCTGGGTCGTGGCCCGGTCTGAGCCCACGGGATGCAGGCCCGGGGCCAGCTCCAGCGTCACGGGGGAGCCTGGGCGCACGTCCTGGGTCAGGGCCACGCCCACGATGCTGTCGGCCTCCGCCGATACGACCTCAAAGGCTACGGGCTTGCCGTCCTGCGTGATTTTGAGCAACGGCTGAATGTCACTAGGCTTCACGGCATAGTTGAAAAGCAGGTTGGCGCGCATCTCGGCCGTGCCCGCCACCCGCCGGCTCTGGCTCCAGAACAGCTGAGGCTCGTGCATCTGCAGGCCGGGGGTGTGAAACTTGGTTTTGCTCAGGGGGGGCTCCTTCTTAAGCTTTAGTGCTTCCAAGGCCACCGGCTTCCACTGGACTTCGAAGGCCGTAGCGGGCCGGAAAGGCTCGGAAGGGGAGAAGGTTAATTCCCGGTCACTGGTCCACTTAAACTTGCCGCGCACGGCGGGCTCAAACTGCACGTATTGCAGCGTGTCCCAGCGGCTCACGCGGCCTTCGCCCAGGGGCTCATCGAAGGTGAAAACGATATTTTGGTAAGGACTTATTTCCTCGCCCTCGGGCTGGAATCACTGTTGGAGCCCGACTTGGAGCAGGCGCATAGCACTATCAGCCACACCAGCGGTAGCAGGCGGGATAAGCGGGGGATAAGCATAAGGATAGGGAGAAGAAAATGGACGCGGGAAGGTATATAAAAAGGTCGATATACGGTTGAGGTAATGACAGGAATCGGGAGGGAATTGCTTTTTAGGAAAAAAGTACGGCCTGCTTGCCAATGGTTGTGCTAGCCCATGCTCGCAGAGAAGACTCTAAGCCGGGAACGAGTTGCTAACCGGATAAGTGTATTTGCTAACTCTATATAGTATATATTATAAATATGGTATAGCAGAGAAATGGTAGTTTGAATGCAATAGTTGTTGAAAATAATAGAGAACATTATGAAGTTAATTGAAGGGCAGGGTAATGTAATTTAGAGAATACTATATAAATTAGGGCTTGTGCTTTTACCTATCCTTCTCCCTTAACCCCATTTTACATGAGAAAAGCTTTACTCATGACACCCCTATTTGCTGTGACGATGCTACAACAAGTAGCGGCACAGAATAGGAGTATTTCAGGCCAGGTAGTTGATCAGTCGGGCAATGGCCTGCCCGGGGCTACTGTTATTGTAAAGGGTACTACCACGGGCGTCTCCACCAACTCGGATGGTACGTTCACAATGAGTGTACCGGAAAGCGGTGCCACCCTGGTGGTTAGCTCGGTAGGCTTCTTGCCTCGGGAACAGGCCGTTGGGAGTGAGGCCCGGATAAATGTGCGCTTGGCCGAAGACACCAAGCAGCTTAGCGAAGTAGTTGTTGTGGGATATGGCACGCAGTCCCGCCGCGACCTGACGGGCTCCGTGGCTTCCATCAGCGGCAAGGAAATAGCTGCGGCCCCGGTGCAGAGCTTCGACCAGGCCTTGCAGGGTCGGGCGTCGGGCGTAAATATCACCACGCCCAACGGGGTACTCAACAACCCGCCCGTTATCCGAATCCGGGGCGTCAACTCGGTCACGCTGAGCTCGGCTCCGCTGATTGTAATCGACGGCATTCCGGCCTTCTCCGGCAACAGCTCGGCCGTGGGCAGCGTGCCCAACAACCCGCTGAGTAACCTTAACCCGGCCGATATCGAAAGCATGGAAGTGCTGAAAGACGCCTCGGCCGGTGCTATCTACGGCTCCCGGGCTGCCGGCGGCGTTATTCTGGTGACCACCAAAAAAGGCCGCAAAGGGCAGAGCCGGGTTTCGCTCGACTCCTGGGCCGGCTGGTCGAAGCCGGTACGGCTCTATGAGCTGCTCAACGCGGCTGATTACATGGAAATCAAGAACGAAGCCGTTCGAAACCTGAATGCCAACCGCCGGGCCCTGGGCGCGGTTGCTACCAACATCGAAGGCTTTAAGCCCAGCTTCGACGCCGACGGCAACCCCGTGGATACCCGCTGGTACGACTACATCTACCGTACGGGCTTCTCAACCGCTAATACCGTCAACTTCTCGGGCGGCACCGAGAAGACCAACTTCTACGCCTCGGTGGGTTATTCCAACCAGAAGGGGATGCTGGATAAAAACGAGTTTAAACGCGCCTCCGCCCGCGTCAACCTCGACCACAAAGTTTACAAGAGCTTCACCATTGGTACCCGCATCGGCTACTCCAACACCCGCAACCAGGCGCCCAACTCCGGTTCGGTAGCCGACGGTGCTTTCGGCACGGGTGGCCTGGGCCGCCTGCCCCTGGTGCTGCCCCCAACATTGCCCCGCGCAACCCGGATGGTACCTACAACATCAACCCTTCCGGCAACGGCGTTGGCTCGGGTGCCAACATCAACCCGGGCAGCTACACGGTGGCCAACCCCAACGGCTCACCGCTGTACCCCGGCTACTACAACCCGCTGGTAGAGTTGGAGAACAACTACTTCCAGTCGGATGGCAATGAGGTGCAGGGCAGCGTGTATGCCAACTGGGAAGTGCTGAAAGGACTTAACCTGCGCACCTCGTTTGGCATCAACAACATTTCCTTCGAGGACAAAGCCTTTTACACCTCGATTTCGGGTGACGGCTACTCGGCCGTTGCCGGGGCCGGGGGCCAGGCCCTCAACTACTTCCGGACCAACAAGCGCTGGAACTGGCAGAATACGGCTCAGTATGACCGCAGCTTCGGCGAGAAGCACAACTTCTCGCTGCTCGTAGGCAATGAGCAGCAGCGCACCACCATCGACCGGTGGGGGGCCAGCCGCACGGGCGTCGCCGATATCTTCTTCGATACTTTCCAAGGCAACTTCACCAACGTAGCCGTAGCCGGCAACTATCAGGGCGAAAACTACCTGCTCTCGTACTTCGGCCGTCTGAACTACGACTTTGCCAAAAAGTACCTGGTAACCGTGAACGTGCGCCGTGACGGCTACTCGGCCTGGGCAAAGAACAATAAGTGGGGCAACTTCTACGGGGCGTCGCTGGGCTACATTCTCTCGGAAGAAGGCTTCTGGAAAAACACGTCCTTTCTGGCTCCAATCAGCTTCTTTAAGCTGACGGGTAGCATGGGCAACGTGGGCAACAACCAGGGCATCGACGACTTTGCTTCTCAGCAGCTCTATGCCTCGGGCCTGTATGGCAGCGCGGCTACCATTTACTACACCAAGGCCGGTAACCCGGCCCTGACCTGGGAGAAAAGCCAGAAAACGGACGTTGCTCTGGCATTCGGATTACTCGATAACCGCATTGAGGGCGACGTTTCGTACTACAAAAACCTGGTGGATGGTCTGATTCTGGAAGTGCCCCAGGCCCCGTCCAAAGGCATTCCCGGCCCCGACGCCGTCGGTACCTACGACAACGCCAACCGCATTCTGTCGAACGTTGGCTCGATGCAGAACACGGGTATTGAAGTAAACCTGCGCGTGAATGCCATTCAGAAAACCAACTTTAGCTGGACGGTGAGCGGTAACCTGACCACGTTGAAAAACCGGGTGCTCAGCCTGGCTTTCGAAGGGCAGAGCATTGCCACCGCCACTTCCGGCCTCGAAACGGTGAACTTCACGGAAGCGGGCCGCTCCATTGGCGAAATCAAGGTGGTGGAATCGTTGGGCGTAAACCCGGCCAACGGCCAGCGCATGATCCGCAAAAAGGATGGCACCATCGTGCAGTACAACCACCAGGGCACAACCGGCACGGGCTGGACTACGCTGGACGGGAAGAACACGACTGCCCCCACCCAGCAGGTAGACGGCATATTCTTCGGCCCCACGCTGCCTACCTGGTACGGCGGCTTCGACAACAACTTCCGCTACAGAGGCTTCGACCTGGGGATATTTGTGCAGTTCTCGGGCGGTAACTACATCTACAACGGTACCAAATCCGGCCTGCACGACCAGCGCTTCTGGAACAACGACGTGGATATCAAAGACCGCTGGACGGAAACCAATACTAATGCCGAATGGCCCCGCGTGGTGTACGGCGACAACGTATCCAACGGCTCGGCCCTGGTAATGTCGTCGAACGTGGAAAAAGGTGACTTTGCCCGTTTGCGCAACGTGTCGTTGGGGTACTCCCTGAACTCAAGCCTGCTGACCCGGGCCAGCATTTCCAGTGCCCGCGTGTATGTGCAGGTACAAAACGCGGCTTTGCTAACCCGCTACAAGGGCATCGACCCCGAAATCTCTACCAACAGCGGCACGGGGCAAAGCTCCAACAGCGGTGCCGGCGTCGACCGCAACTCGGTGGGCCAGGCCCGCACGTTCACGGTTGGTTTCAACATTGGCTTCTAACGGCAGCGTTTTATGAATACCCTAGTAAAGAAGAAACTTACCATTGCAGTGTGCTCCACCTTTCTGGCGTTGGGCACATTCTCCTGCCAGGAAGAGCTGCTGGACCCGATTCCGAGAACTCAGTTTTCCGATGCCGTTGTGTTTGACACGCCGACCCGCGTCGACCTGCAAGCCAATGCCATGTATTCCTTTGTGAAAGCCGGCACCTTTCTGGGCGGCCGCTACCAGGTGTACGGCGACATTCGGGCCGACGACTTCATCAACCGCAATACGAACGGGGTAACCGGCCTGAGCGTGTGGAACCACACGCTGACCCCCACCTCGGCCAACGACGTGGTGACCCTCTGGAACGCCGGCTACGCGGCCATCAACCAGATCAACGTGTTTCTGGCGGGCCTCGAAGCCAACAAAGCCAAGTTTGTGGCGCCCGTGTTCAAAGCCGATTACGCCACCACCACGGCCGTGTACTACCAGGGCGAAGCCAAGCTGCTGCGCGCCCTGAGCTACTACTCGCTGCTGCAGCTCTACGCCCGGCCCTACGCCGATGGCAAAGGCAGCAAGCCTGGCCTGCCCCTACGCCTGCGGGCAGAGAAAGACGACACCGGCAATGATTTGGCCCGCAGCAGCGTAGCCGATGTATACAAGCAGATTCTGCTCGACCTAGACGACGCTGAGAAGCTGCTGCCCCTGACGCAGACGCCGGCTGGCCTGAACAACTCCCGGGCCCACCGCAACACGGCTATTGCCCTCAAAACCCGCGTGTACCTGTCGATGGGCGATTACGCTAACGTCGTAAAGGAGGCCGATAAGATTGTGTCGGCTACGGCCCCGTTCAAATCGACTACCGGGGTGGCCCACGCCCTGCTGCCAAACGTTGCTTCTGTGTTTACGCCTGGTACCACCGAGTCGGGGGAAAGCATTCTGGCGTTTCCCTTCACGGCCCAGAACGCGCCCGGCACCCAGAATCAGTTGGGCTACTACTTCTCGCCCGGCACCCTGGGGGGCAACGGTGAGTTTAGCCTGAACACGGCCCCCGGCAGCATCTATGCTAATACCACTGCCTGGGCTGCCAACGATGCGCGCCGCACGAGCCTCGTCACGAAAGCCGGCAACGACTTCTACGTGACCAAGTACCCCACGCCCACGCCCTTCACCGACCGCGCCCCGGTAATCCGCTACGCGGAGGTGCTGCTGAGCCTGGCTGAAGCGCGCGTGCGCACTGCTGGTCCCGGCGATGCCCAGGCCCTGGCCCTGCTCAACGCCGTGCGGGGTCGTTCCAACCCGGCGGGCGTGTACACGGGCTTTAGCTCTGCCGATGAGTTTGTCAACGCCATTCTGCTGGAGCGCCGCATCGAGTTTCTGGCCGAGGGCCTGCGCAACATTGATATCATGCGCTTCAATGCTACGATTCCGGGCAAAGGCACCATCAGTGAGGTGCCCAACACCAGTCCGCTCTACATCTGGCCTATTCCGCAGAGTGAGCTGCTGGGCAATAAGCTGATGACGGAAAACAACTAACGCGGTTCGTACCGACACTCACAAAAAGGCTTCCCACAGTTTGTGGGAAGCCTTTTTTGTTGTTCTGAATGTAAGGCAGAGAGAAAAGTTGCTTTCTGACACAATAGAGGCAGCCGTTACGGCCCCGCAAGCGGATAGCCTGTTTGCGCTGACTAAAGCAGCAATTGAGTCGGTACAGCTATCCAATATTGACACAGTGTATGCTGAACCAAAAATCATACACTTCGAACCGACGATGTAAGCGCCTGGGTCCGGTTCCGGCGAGACCAAGATGTGCAGGTAGGGCTTGGGCCATTACATTACTCGGGCAATAGACGGCAAGCAGCGCGGTTCAATGCCTTGTACCAGTACTTTGCTAGCCTCTTTCCCAAGCAGGAGTAGAGTCAGATTGAACCGTCGGGTGGACGACCAGCCAAACAGACTTTAAAGGCGGTCATGCTGAGCTTGTCGAAGCATCTCTACCGCAGTGGTATTGATTACTCTGGCAACGAAGCGGTAGAGATGCTTCGACAAGCTCAGCATGACGTTCTGATTAACAATCAACACATCCTGGCAACTGAATAGCGTCAGCGCACAAAAAAAGGCGGAGCCTGCGCCCCGCCTTTTTCATTAAACCAATTACCCGCGTTTACTGCGGCAAGGTCAGCAAATAGCCGATGGTGAAGTTGGCATCCCAGTCGAAGACGAACTGCTTGCAGCCGGTAGCTTCGGCAATGGACTTGTAGATGTTCAGGCCGGCTTTCGACTTGGCGTTGTCGAGCTGGTAGGCGTCGGCGGCTTGCAGCACGGTGTAGCGCTCCTTGCCGTTGCGCACCTTTTTAGCCATTTCAAACGGCACGCCGCCGATGATAAAGCAGGTCTGGCGCAGGTTCTGGGGCACCTGCTCGGCTTTGGCTTTCACGTCGGTGGCTACGGTAGCGTCGGCTACATTGTCCTGGAAGTATTTGGCCCCGTAGGTTTCCACCGACTTAGGCGCGCCGCCGCTCATCCACGTAATCTTGGTGTTGCCCGAGCCGATGTCCGTCACGAACGACTTGTCGGCAAACGAAGCCGGCAGCACCGAGCGTAAGCCCAGCACGCCTTCTTTCTCCGGCGTTACGGTGTTGACCACGTAGTTCAAATCCTTCAGGGCCTTGATAATCTTGGCCGTGCCCGAGGCCTTAATAGCGCCGGAGCTGACCACGAAGTGAATGTCGCGGCCGCTCACGCCGTAGTCCAGCATCTGGCCAATGTAGGACTTGAGGCCCTTGCGCACGTCGTCGTCCGACGACATGTTTTCCATCACCAGGCTGTTGCCGAACTCGGCTTTTTCCAGCTTCCA belongs to Hymenobacter cellulosilyticus and includes:
- a CDS encoding SusC/RagA family TonB-linked outer membrane protein, which codes for MANPNGSPLYPGYYNPLVELENNYFQSDGNEVQGSVYANWEVLKGLNLRTSFGINNISFEDKAFYTSISGDGYSAVAGAGGQALNYFRTNKRWNWQNTAQYDRSFGEKHNFSLLVGNEQQRTTIDRWGASRTGVADIFFDTFQGNFTNVAVAGNYQGENYLLSYFGRLNYDFAKKYLVTVNVRRDGYSAWAKNNKWGNFYGASLGYILSEEGFWKNTSFLAPISFFKLTGSMGNVGNNQGIDDFASQQLYASGLYGSAATIYYTKAGNPALTWEKSQKTDVALAFGLLDNRIEGDVSYYKNLVDGLILEVPQAPSKGIPGPDAVGTYDNANRILSNVGSMQNTGIEVNLRVNAIQKTNFSWTVSGNLTTLKNRVLSLAFEGQSIATATSGLETVNFTEAGRSIGEIKVVESLGVNPANGQRMIRKKDGTIVQYNHQGTTGTGWTTLDGKNTTAPTQQVDGIFFGPTLPTWYGGFDNNFRYRGFDLGIFVQFSGGNYIYNGTKSGLHDQRFWNNDVDIKDRWTETNTNAEWPRVVYGDNVSNGSALVMSSNVEKGDFARLRNVSLGYSLNSSLLTRASISSARVYVQVQNAALLTRYKGIDPEISTNSGTGQSSNSGAGVDRNSVGQARTFTVGFNIGF
- a CDS encoding RagB/SusD family nutrient uptake outer membrane protein, whose amino-acid sequence is MNTLVKKKLTIAVCSTFLALGTFSCQEELLDPIPRTQFSDAVVFDTPTRVDLQANAMYSFVKAGTFLGGRYQVYGDIRADDFINRNTNGVTGLSVWNHTLTPTSANDVVTLWNAGYAAINQINVFLAGLEANKAKFVAPVFKADYATTTAVYYQGEAKLLRALSYYSLLQLYARPYADGKGSKPGLPLRLRAEKDDTGNDLARSSVADVYKQILLDLDDAEKLLPLTQTPAGLNNSRAHRNTAIALKTRVYLSMGDYANVVKEADKIVSATAPFKSTTGVAHALLPNVASVFTPGTTESGESILAFPFTAQNAPGTQNQLGYYFSPGTLGGNGEFSLNTAPGSIYANTTAWAANDARRTSLVTKAGNDFYVTKYPTPTPFTDRAPVIRYAEVLLSLAEARVRTAGPGDAQALALLNAVRGRSNPAGVYTGFSSADEFVNAILLERRIEFLAEGLRNIDIMRFNATIPGKGTISEVPNTSPLYIWPIPQSELLGNKLMTENN